A DNA window from Helianthus annuus cultivar XRQ/B chromosome 15, HanXRQr2.0-SUNRISE, whole genome shotgun sequence contains the following coding sequences:
- the LOC110924872 gene encoding uncharacterized protein LOC110924872 has translation MQGVVEGQYEEVNALQGQGGCGRNYNMNSNIYHPGLRNHPNFRYGNPSNQANPNFQGAQGNFSPRQQYNQGNYRGGNNYGYQGQSHQTGQGGSGQTSSSGNEVMEMLKAMQLEMQRRNQMDDVRMQKDEIRDKAIQSLTTQMGQLASDVTLLKKAKGQLPSDTVINPKNTKSININVVSTVPNTKFNETLLTSSYQVNAGLEKDAEVENNKEYGAPIVPIRVGKLKIPHALLDYGASMSMLPGDLYDMYDFGPLQDVDTMVSLADESWRRPRGIVKNVMIRLREFEYPMDFLVLDYATTMMASQQRVILGRPFLYTANAQIDCREGIITMTEKNRNLSFDVQTKMISYDFVEAKDSGFSEKVFQRMRRNYPPDREEKHKGSSKSVFDYPSSRNVTDAFCSMARGSDGDGRNRFFEPP, from the coding sequence ATGCAAGGAGtggtggaagggcaatatgaggaGGTGAATGCTTTGCAAGGGCAAGGAGGGTGTGGTAGAAATTACAATATGAATTCTAACATTTACCACCCCGGTTTGAGAAACCATCCAAACTTCCGCTACGGGAATCCCTCGAATCAAGCCAACCCAAATTTTCAAGGAGCTCAAGGTAATTTTTCACCTCGCCAACAATACAATCAAGGGAACTATCGAGGTGGAAATAATTATGGCTATCAAGGGCAATCTCACCAAACGGGTCAAGGTGGTTCGGGTCAAACTTCATCAAGTGGAAATGAGGTCATGGAGATGCTCAAGGCAATGCAACTAGAGATGCAGCGAAGAAATCAAATGGATGATGTTCGCATGCAAAAAGATGAAATCCGTGACAAAGCGATTCAGTCgttgaccactcaaatgggtcaacttgcaagtGATGTGACATTATTGAAGAAAGCAAAAGGTCAATTACCAAGTGACACGGTGATAAATCCCAAGAACACAAAAAGCATTAacatcaatgtggtaagcaccgttccaAATACTAAATTTAATGAAACATTGCTAACTTCTTCGTATCAAGTGAATGCAGGTTTGGAAAAAGATGCCGAAGTCGAGAATAATAAAGAGTATGGAGCGCCAATCGTGCCTATCCGAGTGGGGAAACTAAAAATTCCTCATGCATTATTGGATTATGGGGCGAGCATGAGTATGTTACCAGGTGATTTATACGACATGTATGATTTTGGTCCGCTTCAGGATGTAGACACCATGGTGAGTTTGGCGGATGaaagttggaggcgtccacggggaatTGTTAAGAATGTTATGATTCGATTGCGAGAATTCGAATACCCGATGGATTTTCTGGTTTTAGATTATGCTACTACCATGATGGCGTCACAACAAagggtgattttgggtcgaccgtttcTCTATACGGCAAATGCTCAAATCGATTGTAGAGAAGGAATCATTACCATGACCGAAAAGAACCGTAACTTGTCATTTGATGTTCAGACTAAGATGATTAGTTACGATTTTGTTGAGGCGAAGGATAGCGGGTTTAGTGAAAAGGTGTTTCAAAGAATGAGAAGAAATTACCCACCGGATCGTGAAGAAAAGCATAAGGGTTCAAGTAAGAGTGTATTTGATTACCCATCGAGTCGAAACGTGACGGATGCATTTTGCTCAATGGCACGAGGAAGTGATGGAGATGGCAGGAACCGCTTCTTTGAGCCACCTTAA